Proteins encoded by one window of Mustelus asterias unplaced genomic scaffold, sMusAst1.hap1.1 HAP1_SCAFFOLD_79, whole genome shotgun sequence:
- the LOC144483842 gene encoding uncharacterized protein LOC144483842 — translation MERHDDTDIIEKPWICGDCGKAFTCPSKLETHRRTHTGERPFTCPVCWKEFTQSSCLTLHQRVHTGERPYTCSVCGKGFVQMDNLQLHRRVHTGERPFTCSVCGKRFINSSNLVTHQRVHTEERPFSCTDCGKSFRHSSSLKAHQRLHTGERPFTCSECGKGFTTSSHLVTHQRLHE, via the coding sequence ATGGAGAGACATGATGATACTGACATCATAGAGAAACCGTggatatgtggggactgtgggaaagcattcacttgcccatccaaactggaaactcatcgacgcacccacacaggggagagacccttcacgtGTCCCGTGTGTTGGAAGGAATTTACTCAATCATCCTGCCTAacattacaccagcgagttcacactggagagagaccatacacttgctctgtgtgtgggaagggattcgtccAGATGGATAACCtacaattacacaggagagttcacactggggagaggccgttcacctgctccgtgtgtgggaagcgattcattaattcatccaaccttgtgacacaccagcgagttcacactgaggagaggccgttcagctgcactgactgtggaaagagcttcagacATTCATCCAGCCTCAAAGCTcatcagcgacttcacactggggagagaccattcacctgctcagagtgtgggaagggattcactacctcctcccacctggtgacacaccagcgacttcacgagtga